From a single Nicotiana tabacum cultivar K326 chromosome 8, ASM71507v2, whole genome shotgun sequence genomic region:
- the LOC142163384 gene encoding secreted RxLR effector protein 161-like, with amino-acid sequence MENSKIINTPIATATCLDMNEPDSPMNETMYRCIIGSLLCLTTSKPGIVFNAGLYARFQSSPKESHLKAANRILRYLKGTYDLVLYYPLGDNFDLIGYADADYASYLVNRKITSRMAHILRSCLISWGTKKQNSLALSTAEVKYVSAASSCAQLLWIKQQLEDFGVFSDCVPLLCDSTIALNMEKNTVHHKRTKHIDVRHQFLKDNVEKGLICMKFCKTKDQLADIFTKALSIEHFKKNQ; translated from the coding sequence ATGGAAAATTCAAAGATCATTAATACTCCTATTGCCACAGCCACTTGTCTGGACATGAATGAACCCGATTCTCCTATGAACGAAACCATGTACAGATGTATCATTGGTTCACTCTTGTGTCTCACAACTAGTAAACCTGGAATTGTATTCAATGCGGGATTATATGCTAGATTTCAATCcagtccaaaggaatctcatctgaaagcTGCCAATAGGATTCTAAGGTATCTCAAAGGAACATatgacctggttctctactatcctTTAGGAGACAATTTCGACttaattgggtatgctgatgctgattatgctaGTTATCTGGTGAATAGAAAGATTACATCTAGAATGGCGCACATTCTGAGGTCGTGTTTGATTTCGTGGGGTACAAAGAAACAAAATTCTTTGGCTCTTTCAACTGCAGAAGTTAAGTATGTGTCAGCTGCCTCTAGTTGTGCTCAACTGTTGTGGATCAAGCAGCAACTGGAGGACTTTGGTGTATTTTCTGATTGTGTGCCATTATTGTGTGATAGCACCATTGCTCTCAATATGGAAAAGAACACGGTTCATCATAAGCgaacaaagcacattgatgtgagacATCAATTTCTCAAAGACAATGTTGAAAAAGGTCTTATCTGCATGAAGTTCTGCAAAACAAAGGACCAACTAGCAGATATCTTTACCAAAGCACTTAGCATAGAGCACTTTAAAAAGAATCAATGA